A genomic region of Cryptococcus neoformans var. grubii H99 chromosome 13, complete sequence contains the following coding sequences:
- a CDS encoding autophagy protein 5, whose protein sequence is MASPNPAQSTTTLFRRLTWQSAVTISIRLADGEPGAGNACDRYYIKAPRYSYLPLFIPEIRENLVELALDDAQLEQIDEKNWWFEEEAAEDKQAFVRQGACRWHWPIDLVDIHSFISRPQPPPSSTELSPIPRVINLLLHLSNPPQDRLLMPNSIEVCRSQWLNQVKEADFVRWRNTNRVTNLRRVDLEAGWDGIVNNDFDLYAQMMNKIVPLPLLTPSNSTQPSRPSSTDPSGPLRAPDSSYTTRAIPLKVYLPDNAPFIQEIVPPISESGKPTTLLAVLQTHLPLLFPVSSKDPYELAFPIAQGILIPQEAEVAWIASCLCGVDGWIRVGVCLSAA, encoded by the exons ATGGCCTCTCCAAACCCCGCCCAGTCGACAACTACCCTCTTTCGTCGGCTTACCTGGCAGTCTGCTGTCACCATATCTATACGGCTCGCAGACGGTGAGCCAGGCGCAGGCAATGCATGTGACAGGTATTAT ATCAAAGCTCCCAGATACTCTTACCTACCACTTTTTATCCCGGAAATAAGAGAAAACCTAGTCGAACTCGCCCTCGATGATGCACAACTAGAGCAAATAGACGAGAAGAACTGGTggtttgaggaggaagcagcAGAAGACAAACAAGCCTTTGTGCGGCAGGGTGCTTGCAGGTG GCACTGGCCCATAGACCTCGTTGATATACACTCCTTCATCTCACGTCCCCAGCCTCCCCCTTCATCAACCGAGCTGTCACCTATTCCTCGCGTtatcaatctccttctccacctttcAAATCCTCCGCAAGACCGTTTGTTAATGCCCAACTCAATAGAAGTGTGCAGATCCCAGTGGCTGAATCAAGTGAAAGAGGCAGATTTTGTGAGGTGGCGGAATACCAATCGAGTGACAAATTTGAGAAGGGTTGATCTGGAAGCaggatgggatgggatCGTCAATA ACGACTTTGACTTGTACGCCCAAATGATGAACAAAATCGTGCCCCTTCCCCTGTTGACCCCTTCCAACTCGACGCAACCATCGAGACCATCATCTACCGACCCTTCGGGTCCCTTACGAGCTCCCGATTCGTCCTACACCACAAGAGCAATCCCATTGAAGGTCTACCTTCCTGATAATGCTCCTTTTATCCAAGAAATCGTCCCACCAATTTCTGAATCTG GTAAACCCACAACCCTCCTTGCAGTATTACAGACCCATCTACCACTTCTTTTCCCCGTTTCATCTAAAGACCCTTACGAGCTCGCCTTCCCCATTGCACAGGGGATATTAATACCGCaagaggcagaggtggCTTGGATTGCGAGCTGTCTGTGTGGAGTTGATGGTTGGATCAGAGTCGGGGTGTGCCTAAGTGCTGCTTGA